From the Burkholderia ubonensis genome, one window contains:
- a CDS encoding chorismate--pyruvate lyase family protein — MRFDGAQSGWRETPRPGCTLDQRDWLTRGGSLTAHLARLGRVSVRVTREAVDGPWFDEHAALACVPRAPMWVREVILSVDGTPYVAAHSIAPLAASKGIWQAMRRLRTRPLAELLYSDPQVERSALVSRRVIAGHPLYALASHALGGARAPHAFAARRSVFQRHGAPLMVTECMLPALWRHVEAYGDGLRPSGAA, encoded by the coding sequence ATGCGCTTCGACGGCGCTCAGTCGGGCTGGCGCGAGACGCCGCGGCCCGGCTGCACGCTCGACCAGCGGGACTGGCTGACGCGCGGCGGCTCGCTGACCGCGCATCTCGCGCGGCTCGGCCGCGTGAGCGTGCGCGTGACGCGCGAGGCGGTCGATGGCCCGTGGTTCGACGAGCATGCGGCGCTCGCGTGCGTGCCGCGCGCGCCGATGTGGGTGCGCGAGGTGATCCTGTCGGTCGACGGCACGCCGTACGTCGCCGCGCACAGCATCGCGCCGCTCGCCGCGAGCAAGGGCATCTGGCAGGCGATGCGGCGGCTGCGCACGCGGCCGCTCGCGGAGCTGCTGTACAGCGATCCGCAGGTCGAGCGCTCGGCGCTCGTCAGCCGGCGCGTGATCGCCGGCCATCCGCTGTATGCGCTAGCGAGCCATGCGCTCGGCGGCGCGCGCGCGCCGCACGCGTTCGCCGCGCGGCGCTCGGTGTTTCAGCGGCACGGCGCACCGCTGATGGTGACCGAATGCATGCTGCCCGCGCTGTGGCGGCATGTCGAAGCGTATGGAGACGGTCTGCGCCCGTCGGGGGCTGCGTGA
- a CDS encoding RidA family protein, producing the protein MANVYDKLKSLGIELPTAGAPAAAYVMSAQSGNTVYLSGHIAKKDGKVWAGKLGADLTTEDGKAAARSIAIDLLATLHAHTGDLNKVTRIVKLMSLVNSTLDFTEQHLVTNGASELIADVFGDAGKHARSAFGVAQIPLGACVEIELIAEVA; encoded by the coding sequence ATGGCTAACGTCTACGACAAACTGAAGTCGCTCGGCATCGAGCTCCCGACCGCCGGCGCCCCGGCCGCCGCCTACGTGATGAGCGCGCAAAGCGGCAACACGGTCTACCTGTCCGGCCACATCGCGAAGAAGGACGGCAAGGTCTGGGCCGGCAAGCTCGGCGCCGACCTCACGACCGAGGACGGCAAGGCGGCCGCGCGGTCGATCGCGATCGACCTGCTCGCGACGCTGCACGCGCACACGGGCGACCTGAACAAGGTCACGCGCATCGTCAAGCTGATGAGCCTCGTCAACTCGACGCTCGACTTCACCGAGCAGCACCTCGTGACGAACGGCGCGTCCGAGCTGATCGCCGACGTGTTCGGCGATGCGGGCAAGCACGCGCGCTCGGCGTTCGGCGTCGCGCAGATTCCGCTCGGCGCGTGCGTCGAGATCGAGCTGATCGCCGAAGTCGCGTAA
- a CDS encoding YlcI/YnfO family protein produces MMKTATFPSIRVEPELREAAENVLQEGETLSAFVEQSIRDGIERRRHQSEFIARGIASRDDARRTGDYVSSSEVLERLGRQLDTLRARTRQAR; encoded by the coding sequence ATGATGAAAACTGCGACTTTTCCGTCGATTCGGGTCGAACCGGAATTGCGAGAAGCGGCCGAGAACGTCCTTCAGGAAGGCGAAACGCTATCGGCATTCGTCGAGCAATCGATTCGCGACGGCATCGAGCGCCGTCGCCATCAGAGTGAATTCATTGCCCGCGGGATCGCGTCGCGTGATGATGCACGACGTACCGGCGACTATGTGTCTTCGTCCGAAGTACTGGAACGACTGGGCCGGCAGCTCGACACGCTGCGTGCCAGGACACGACAGGCGCGATGA
- the htpG gene encoding molecular chaperone HtpG, protein MAHETMSFQAEVKQLLHLMIHSLYSNKEIFLRELVSNASDAADKLRFEALANNALYENDPNLRIRIGYDKAARTITIDDNGIGMSRDEAIANLGTIARSGTKEFFSKLSGDQQKDAALIGQFGVGFYSGFIVADKISVETRRAGLPASEGVRWESAGEGDFTVDAIERAQRGTTITLHLREGEDELLSSYRLKSIIQKYSDHIALPILMRKEEWDQEKGEMVLKDEDETVNQASALWTRSKSDITDEQYKQFYQHVAHDHQDPLTWTHNRVEGRSEYTQLLFVPSHAPFDLWNRDYRGGLKLYVKRVFIMDDAEQLLPQYLRFVKGVVDSADLPLNVSREILQESRDVKAIREGVTKRALSMLEELANAEDDAGKEKYKTFWRAFGQVLKEGLGEDHANRERIAKLLRFASTHGDTDAQDVSLADYVARMKPEQSKIYYVTADTWQAAKNSPHLEVFRKKGVEVLLLTDRVDEWMLSFLHEFDGKPLASVARGDLDLGELNDDEKKAQEQAGDAIKPVVDKMKEALGDKVKDVRVTFRLTDSPSCLVADDNDMSGYLQRMLKAAGQSAPSFQPILEINPEHALVKQLNADSADFGDWCHLLFDQALLAEGGMLDDPASFVKRTNALLLSRAA, encoded by the coding sequence ATGGCACACGAAACGATGAGCTTTCAGGCAGAGGTCAAGCAACTCCTCCACCTGATGATTCATTCGCTTTACAGCAACAAGGAAATCTTCCTGCGCGAACTGGTGTCGAACGCGTCCGACGCCGCCGACAAGCTGCGCTTCGAAGCGCTCGCGAACAACGCGCTCTACGAGAACGATCCGAACCTGCGCATCCGCATCGGCTACGACAAGGCCGCGCGCACGATCACCATCGACGACAACGGCATCGGCATGAGCCGCGACGAAGCGATCGCGAACCTCGGCACGATCGCGCGCTCGGGCACCAAGGAATTCTTCTCGAAGCTGTCCGGCGACCAGCAGAAGGACGCCGCGCTGATCGGCCAGTTCGGCGTCGGCTTCTACTCGGGCTTCATCGTCGCGGACAAGATCAGCGTCGAGACGCGCCGCGCGGGCCTGCCGGCAAGCGAAGGCGTGCGCTGGGAAAGCGCGGGCGAGGGCGACTTCACGGTCGACGCGATCGAGCGCGCGCAGCGCGGCACGACGATCACGCTGCATCTGCGCGAAGGCGAGGACGAGCTGCTGTCGTCGTACCGCCTGAAGTCGATCATCCAGAAGTACTCGGACCACATCGCGCTGCCGATCCTGATGCGCAAGGAAGAATGGGATCAGGAAAAGGGCGAGATGGTGCTGAAGGACGAGGACGAGACCGTCAACCAGGCCAGCGCGCTGTGGACCCGCTCGAAGAGCGACATCACCGACGAGCAGTACAAGCAGTTCTACCAGCACGTCGCGCACGACCACCAGGACCCGCTCACGTGGACGCACAACCGCGTCGAGGGCCGCAGCGAATACACGCAGCTGCTGTTCGTGCCGTCGCACGCGCCGTTCGACCTGTGGAACCGCGACTACCGCGGCGGCCTGAAGCTGTACGTGAAGCGCGTGTTCATCATGGACGACGCGGAACAACTGCTGCCGCAATACCTGCGCTTCGTGAAGGGCGTCGTCGATTCGGCGGACCTGCCGCTCAACGTGTCGCGCGAGATCCTGCAGGAAAGCCGCGACGTGAAGGCGATCCGCGAAGGCGTGACGAAGCGCGCGCTGTCGATGCTCGAGGAGCTCGCGAACGCCGAGGACGATGCGGGCAAGGAGAAGTACAAGACGTTCTGGCGCGCGTTCGGCCAGGTGCTGAAGGAAGGGCTCGGCGAGGATCACGCGAACCGCGAGCGCATCGCGAAGCTGCTGCGCTTCGCGTCGACGCATGGCGATACCGACGCGCAGGACGTGTCGCTCGCCGACTACGTCGCGCGCATGAAGCCCGAGCAGAGCAAGATCTACTACGTGACCGCCGATACGTGGCAGGCCGCGAAGAACAGCCCGCATCTCGAGGTGTTCCGCAAGAAGGGCGTCGAGGTGCTGCTGCTGACCGACCGCGTCGACGAGTGGATGCTGTCGTTCCTGCATGAATTCGACGGCAAGCCGCTCGCGAGCGTTGCGCGCGGCGACCTCGATCTCGGCGAGCTGAACGACGACGAGAAGAAGGCGCAGGAGCAGGCCGGCGACGCGATCAAGCCGGTCGTCGACAAGATGAAGGAAGCGCTCGGCGACAAGGTGAAGGACGTGCGCGTCACGTTCCGCCTGACCGATTCGCCGTCGTGCCTCGTCGCGGACGACAACGACATGAGCGGCTACCTGCAGCGGATGCTGAAGGCGGCCGGCCAGTCGGCGCCGTCGTTCCAGCCGATCCTCGAGATCAATCCCGAGCATGCGCTCGTCAAGCAGCTGAACGCCGACAGCGCCGATTTCGGCGACTGGTGCCACCTGCTGTTCGACCAGGCGCTGCTTGCGGAGGGCGGCATGCTGGACGATCCGGCAAGCTTCGTGAAGCGGACCAACGCGCTGCTGCTGTCGCGCGCCGCGTGA
- a CDS encoding DUF3311 domain-containing protein — protein MAHDADANRAAKRWLWLLVLPLIAMVWVPSYNKVDPQWLGFPFFYWYQLLWVLISAVITAFVYIKTKNAWTGGGTQGGRR, from the coding sequence ATGGCTCACGATGCCGACGCCAACCGGGCCGCGAAGCGCTGGCTCTGGCTGCTGGTGCTGCCGCTGATCGCGATGGTCTGGGTACCGTCGTACAACAAGGTCGATCCGCAATGGCTCGGCTTTCCGTTCTTCTACTGGTACCAGCTTCTGTGGGTCCTCATTAGCGCGGTGATCACCGCGTTCGTCTACATCAAGACCAAGAACGCGTGGACGGGGGGCGGCACGCAAGGAGGCCGTCGATGA
- a CDS encoding DNA-deoxyinosine glycosylase, which produces MLQGFPPVVGPATHTMILGSFPGEASLDAAQYYAHPRNQFWRLLGEVLGEPALHELAYDARLERVLKHGIGIWDVLAACHREGSLDSAIRNAKPNDFDALREHAPLLKKVCFNGKTAGRFAEVIGAAGYETLVLPSSSPANAMLSFEQKLVQWRRIVG; this is translated from the coding sequence ATGCTGCAAGGCTTTCCGCCGGTCGTCGGGCCGGCCACCCATACGATGATCCTCGGCAGCTTTCCGGGCGAGGCGTCGCTGGATGCCGCGCAGTATTACGCGCATCCGCGCAACCAGTTCTGGCGGTTGCTCGGCGAGGTGCTTGGGGAGCCTGCGTTGCATGAGCTCGCCTATGACGCGCGGCTCGAACGCGTGCTGAAGCACGGCATCGGCATCTGGGACGTGCTCGCCGCGTGCCACCGCGAAGGGAGTCTCGATTCGGCGATTCGGAATGCGAAGCCGAACGATTTCGATGCGCTGCGCGAGCATGCGCCGCTGCTGAAGAAGGTGTGTTTCAACGGGAAGACGGCGGGGCGGTTCGCCGAGGTGATCGGCGCGGCGGGATATGAGACGCTGGTGCTGCCTTCGTCGAGCCCGGCGAATGCGATGCTGTCGTTCGAGCAGAAGCTGGTGCAGTGGCGGCGCATCGTCGGTTGA
- a CDS encoding spermidine synthase, producing MTRLIKRASAEARAFKRDEPSAYNGSSKLKPPRVKRRADIDEHDDVPVLDAPRKPRFAPVTFSEERGVRYLHFGTEWVQGAMRISKPLHIELEYAQQMMAWLLFLETPARIVQLGLGTGALTKFAHRFLPHAKVEAVELNPAVIVAARTMFALPSDDARLAVHEADAWDFVNDAANRGTTGAIQIDLYDATARGPVLDSVAFYRAVRGCLADAGIATINLFGDHPSFVRNMKHLNAAFDNRVIALPEVHDGNRIALAFSGPALDVTFAQLDARAKVIEAAVNLPARKWVKALKASAAPNATSFSI from the coding sequence ATGACCCGACTGATCAAGCGCGCGTCCGCCGAGGCGCGCGCATTCAAGCGCGACGAGCCGTCCGCGTACAACGGCTCCTCGAAACTCAAGCCGCCGCGCGTGAAGCGCCGCGCGGACATCGACGAACACGACGACGTGCCCGTCCTCGACGCGCCGCGCAAGCCGCGCTTCGCGCCGGTGACGTTCTCCGAGGAGCGCGGCGTGCGCTACCTGCACTTCGGCACCGAATGGGTGCAGGGTGCGATGCGGATCTCGAAGCCGCTCCATATCGAGCTCGAATATGCGCAGCAGATGATGGCCTGGCTGCTGTTCCTCGAGACGCCCGCGCGCATCGTGCAGCTCGGGCTCGGCACGGGCGCCCTGACCAAGTTCGCGCACCGCTTCCTGCCGCACGCGAAGGTCGAGGCGGTCGAGCTGAACCCGGCCGTGATCGTCGCCGCGCGCACGATGTTCGCGCTGCCGTCCGACGACGCGCGCCTCGCCGTCCACGAAGCGGACGCGTGGGACTTCGTCAACGACGCGGCCAACCGCGGCACCACGGGCGCGATCCAGATCGACCTGTACGATGCGACCGCGCGCGGCCCGGTGCTCGACAGCGTCGCGTTCTACCGCGCGGTGCGCGGCTGCCTCGCCGACGCGGGCATCGCGACGATCAACCTGTTCGGCGATCATCCGAGCTTCGTGCGCAACATGAAGCACCTGAACGCGGCGTTCGACAATCGCGTGATCGCGCTGCCGGAAGTGCACGACGGCAACCGGATCGCGCTCGCGTTCTCGGGGCCCGCGCTCGACGTGACGTTCGCGCAGCTCGATGCGCGCGCGAAAGTGATCGAGGCAGCCGTCAACCTGCCCGCGCGCAAGTGGGTGAAAGCTTTGAAAGCATCGGCCGCGCCGAACGCGACGTCGTTCTCGATCTGA
- a CDS encoding VOC family protein, protein MAAHSLTLDHLVIAARTLDEGVRHVADALGIEPAGGGRHPLMRTHNALFGAWGGLYLEVIAIDPDAPADAGAPPRPRLFALDDPALQARLAHGPFLAHWVARVDRPRQLALWQRQYPARIPPVVAMRRGDLSWGLTVPDDGAFPAWQGVGDGLVPSLIQWDSPRHPSDALPRDGVALKALKGIHPRADTVREQLDWLGAAHLLDLEAGDGAPALVAEFDTPQGTRTLR, encoded by the coding sequence ATGGCAGCCCATTCCCTGACACTCGACCATCTGGTCATCGCCGCGCGCACGCTCGACGAAGGCGTGCGCCACGTCGCCGACGCGCTCGGCATCGAGCCGGCCGGCGGCGGCCGGCATCCGCTGATGCGCACCCACAACGCGCTGTTCGGCGCCTGGGGCGGCCTTTACCTGGAGGTGATCGCGATCGATCCCGACGCGCCGGCCGACGCCGGCGCGCCGCCGCGCCCGCGCCTGTTCGCGCTCGACGATCCGGCGCTGCAGGCGCGGCTCGCGCACGGCCCGTTCCTCGCGCACTGGGTCGCGCGGGTCGACCGGCCGCGCCAGCTCGCGCTGTGGCAGCGCCAGTACCCGGCCCGCATCCCGCCCGTCGTCGCGATGCGGCGCGGCGACCTGAGCTGGGGCCTGACGGTGCCCGACGACGGCGCGTTCCCCGCGTGGCAAGGCGTCGGCGACGGCCTCGTGCCGTCGCTGATCCAGTGGGACAGCCCGCGCCATCCGTCCGACGCGCTGCCGCGCGACGGCGTCGCACTGAAGGCGCTCAAGGGCATCCATCCGCGCGCGGATACGGTGCGCGAACAGCTCGACTGGCTCGGCGCCGCCCACCTGCTCGACCTCGAGGCCGGCGACGGCGCGCCCGCGCTCGTCGCCGAGTTCGACACGCCCCAAGGCACGCGCACGCTGCGCTGA
- the mctP gene encoding monocarboxylate uptake permease MctP, translating to MNLAATFVFVLLFIGVTIIGFLAANWRRGDLAHLDEWGLGGRRFGTIVTWFLLGGDLYTAYTFVAVPALVFGAGAMGFFALPYTIVIYPFAFVVFPKLWSIAKRYGYVTAADFVNARYGSRMLALAIAVTGIVATMPYIALQLVGIEVVIGALGFDTTGFVGDLPLIIAFAILAAYTYTSGLRAPAMIAIVKDVLIYITIAAAVIVIPAKLGGFGQIFGHVPPAKLLLKAPDATSLNGYSAYATLAIGSALALFLYPHSVTAILSSSSGNSIRRNMAMLPAYSFVLGLLALLGYMALASGVKDMPQYASYFKAFGPNFAVPALFLEYFPSWFVGVAFAAIGIGALVPAAIMSIAAANLYTRNIHREFVNRNMTHDQETHVAKLVSLIVKVGAVAFVIGLPLTYAIQLQLLGGIWIIQTLPAIVLGLYTRVLDYRGLLLGWAAGIVCGTWMAISLKLASSIFTIHLFGYAIPGYAAVWSLVVNLVVSVVVSVLVRAMGVAHAEDRTRPEDYLDVIEG from the coding sequence ATGAACCTTGCCGCGACCTTCGTTTTCGTCCTGCTCTTCATCGGCGTCACGATCATCGGCTTCCTCGCCGCGAACTGGCGGCGCGGCGATCTCGCGCATCTCGACGAGTGGGGCCTCGGCGGCCGCCGCTTCGGCACGATCGTCACGTGGTTCCTGCTCGGCGGCGACCTCTATACCGCCTACACGTTCGTCGCGGTGCCGGCGCTCGTGTTCGGCGCGGGCGCGATGGGCTTCTTCGCGCTGCCGTACACGATCGTCATCTATCCGTTCGCGTTCGTCGTGTTCCCGAAGCTGTGGAGCATCGCGAAGCGGTACGGCTACGTGACCGCCGCCGACTTCGTCAATGCGCGCTACGGCAGCCGGATGCTCGCGCTCGCGATCGCGGTGACGGGCATCGTCGCGACGATGCCGTACATCGCGCTGCAGCTGGTCGGCATCGAGGTCGTGATCGGCGCGCTCGGCTTCGACACGACCGGCTTCGTCGGCGACCTGCCGCTCATCATCGCGTTCGCGATCCTCGCCGCGTACACGTACACCTCGGGCCTGCGCGCACCCGCGATGATCGCGATCGTGAAGGACGTGCTGATCTACATCACGATCGCGGCCGCGGTCATCGTGATCCCGGCGAAGCTCGGCGGCTTCGGGCAGATCTTCGGCCACGTGCCGCCCGCGAAGCTGCTGCTGAAGGCGCCGGATGCGACGAGCCTGAACGGCTACAGCGCGTACGCAACGCTCGCGATCGGCTCGGCGCTCGCGCTGTTCCTGTATCCGCATTCGGTCACGGCGATCCTGTCGTCGTCGTCCGGCAACTCGATCCGCCGCAACATGGCGATGCTGCCCGCGTACTCGTTCGTGCTCGGCCTGCTTGCGCTGCTCGGCTACATGGCGCTCGCGTCGGGCGTGAAGGACATGCCGCAGTATGCGTCGTACTTCAAGGCGTTCGGCCCGAACTTCGCGGTGCCCGCGCTGTTCCTCGAGTATTTCCCGTCGTGGTTCGTCGGCGTCGCGTTCGCGGCGATCGGCATCGGCGCGCTGGTGCCGGCGGCGATCATGTCGATCGCGGCCGCGAACCTGTACACGCGCAACATCCACCGCGAGTTCGTCAACCGCAACATGACGCACGACCAGGAGACCCACGTCGCGAAGCTCGTGTCGCTGATCGTGAAGGTCGGGGCGGTCGCGTTCGTGATCGGCTTGCCGCTGACCTATGCGATCCAGCTGCAGCTGCTCGGCGGGATCTGGATCATCCAGACGCTGCCCGCGATCGTGCTCGGCCTCTACACGCGCGTGCTCGACTATCGCGGCCTGCTGCTCGGCTGGGCGGCAGGCATCGTGTGCGGCACGTGGATGGCGATCTCGCTGAAGCTCGCGAGCTCGATCTTCACGATCCACCTGTTCGGCTATGCGATTCCCGGCTATGCGGCGGTGTGGTCGCTGGTCGTGAACCTGGTCGTGTCGGTGGTGGTGAGCGTGCTGGTGCGCGCGATGGGCGTCGCGCATGCGGAGGATCGCACGCGGCCCGAAGACTATCTCGACGTGATCGAGGGCTGA
- a CDS encoding VOC family protein: MQVQPYLTFYGQAEAALQFYEKALGAKTMFKMHFRDAPPNPDQPISPEMADKVMHASFTIGDSMLMCSDGDCRNTGGTHSGYSLSLNPASVDEGKKLFDALADGGEVTMPFQKTFWALGFGMLKDRFGVHWMINVEDLSQREDLAKHAQA, encoded by the coding sequence ATGCAAGTTCAACCGTACCTGACGTTCTACGGCCAGGCCGAAGCTGCCCTTCAGTTCTACGAAAAGGCGCTCGGCGCGAAGACGATGTTCAAGATGCACTTCAGGGATGCGCCGCCGAACCCCGACCAGCCGATCTCGCCCGAGATGGCGGACAAGGTCATGCATGCGAGCTTCACGATCGGCGATTCGATGCTCATGTGCTCGGACGGCGACTGCCGCAATACGGGCGGCACGCACAGCGGCTATTCGCTGTCGCTGAACCCGGCGAGCGTCGATGAAGGCAAGAAGCTGTTCGACGCGCTCGCCGACGGCGGCGAAGTGACGATGCCCTTTCAGAAGACTTTCTGGGCGCTCGGCTTCGGGATGCTGAAGGACCGCTTCGGCGTGCACTGGATGATCAACGTCGAGGATCTGTCGCAACGCGAGGATCTCGCGAAGCACGCGCAAGCCTGA
- a CDS encoding PLP-dependent aminotransferase family protein has protein sequence MNPSDLHPPHWQLSERARKLTSSAIREILKVTERPEVISFAGGLPAPSTFPAERMRAAADRVLRDAPAAALQYSATEGYLPLREWIAERYSVRVSQVLVTTGSQQALDLLGKALVDPGSPVLVETPTYLGALQSFSLYEPRYVQVPTDEQGLLPEGLTPDLTQGARLLYAQPNFQNPTGRRLPVERRRALAAFAQTSPFPVLEDDPYGALNYQGEPLPTMLSMAPDHIVHLGTFSKVLAPGLRIGYIIAPEELHFKLVQAKQATDLHTPTLTQRIAHEVIKDGFLDEHIPTIRQLYGAQCEAMHGALARHMPEGVTWNRPEGGMFIWVKLPQQIDSMKLLEAAVANHVAFVPGAPFFADDAQQNTLRLSFVTVPPEKIEEGVARLGKLLRERL, from the coding sequence ATGAATCCGAGCGACCTGCATCCGCCGCACTGGCAGCTTTCCGAACGCGCCCGCAAGCTGACGAGCTCTGCGATCCGCGAGATCCTGAAGGTCACGGAGCGCCCCGAGGTCATCTCGTTCGCCGGCGGCCTGCCCGCCCCCTCGACGTTCCCGGCCGAGCGCATGCGCGCCGCCGCCGACCGCGTGCTGCGCGATGCGCCGGCCGCGGCGCTGCAGTACAGCGCGACCGAAGGCTACCTGCCGCTGCGCGAGTGGATCGCCGAGCGCTACAGCGTGCGCGTGTCGCAGGTGCTGGTCACGACCGGTTCGCAGCAGGCGCTCGACCTGCTCGGCAAGGCGCTCGTCGACCCGGGCAGCCCGGTCCTCGTCGAAACCCCGACCTACCTCGGCGCGCTGCAGTCGTTCTCGCTGTACGAGCCGCGCTACGTGCAGGTGCCGACGGACGAGCAGGGCCTGCTGCCCGAGGGCCTCACGCCCGACCTGACGCAAGGCGCGCGCCTGCTGTACGCGCAGCCGAACTTCCAGAACCCGACCGGCCGCCGCCTGCCCGTCGAGCGTCGCCGCGCGCTCGCCGCGTTCGCGCAGACGAGCCCGTTCCCGGTGCTGGAGGACGATCCGTACGGCGCGCTCAACTACCAGGGCGAGCCGCTGCCGACGATGCTGTCGATGGCGCCCGACCACATCGTGCACCTCGGCACGTTCTCGAAGGTGCTCGCGCCGGGCCTGCGGATCGGCTACATCATTGCCCCCGAGGAACTCCACTTCAAGCTCGTGCAGGCGAAGCAGGCAACCGACCTGCACACGCCGACGCTCACGCAGCGCATCGCGCACGAAGTGATCAAGGACGGCTTCCTCGACGAGCACATCCCGACGATCCGGCAGCTGTACGGCGCGCAATGCGAGGCGATGCACGGCGCGCTCGCGCGCCACATGCCCGAAGGCGTGACGTGGAACCGCCCGGAAGGCGGGATGTTCATCTGGGTGAAGCTGCCGCAGCAGATCGACAGCATGAAGCTGCTCGAAGCGGCCGTGGCCAACCACGTCGCATTCGTGCCCGGCGCGCCGTTCTTCGCGGACGACGCGCAGCAGAACACGCTGCGCCTGTCGTTCGTCACGGTGCCGCCCGAGAAGATCGAGGAAGGCGTCGCGCGGCTCGGCAAGCTGCTGCGCGAGCGTCTCTGA
- a CDS encoding DMT family transporter → MNSRETRGMLLGLIGVMIFSLTLPMTRIVVAELHPLLNGLGRALAAAVPAGLLLWWRREPPPTRAQLKSLAIVSSGVIVGYPVFSAWAMKTVPASHGAVVNGLQSLLVALYAAWLSRERPSKAFWVSAVTGSALVIAFALRDGGGALQAGDALMLAAVGIGALGYAEGARLARQIGGWQVICWALVVSAPFLVLPVGWLAWMQHAAHPGPLAPRTWLAFGYVTLFSQFIGFFAWYAGLAMGGTARVGQVQLLQIFFTIAFSALLFGEAVAPSTWLFAAAVIATVMLGRRAAVAPAPQPARAG, encoded by the coding sequence ATGAATTCGCGCGAAACCCGGGGCATGCTGCTCGGCCTCATCGGCGTGATGATCTTCAGCCTGACGCTGCCGATGACGCGCATCGTCGTCGCCGAGCTGCATCCGCTCCTCAACGGCCTCGGCCGCGCGCTCGCCGCCGCGGTGCCGGCGGGCCTGCTGCTGTGGTGGCGGCGCGAGCCGCCGCCGACCCGCGCGCAGCTGAAAAGCCTCGCGATCGTGTCGTCCGGCGTGATCGTCGGGTATCCGGTGTTCTCCGCATGGGCGATGAAGACGGTGCCCGCGTCGCACGGCGCGGTCGTCAACGGGCTGCAGTCGCTGCTGGTCGCGCTGTACGCGGCGTGGCTGTCGCGCGAACGGCCGTCGAAGGCGTTCTGGGTCAGCGCGGTGACGGGCAGCGCGCTCGTGATCGCGTTCGCGCTGCGCGACGGCGGCGGCGCGCTGCAGGCGGGCGACGCGCTGATGCTCGCCGCGGTCGGCATCGGCGCGCTCGGCTACGCGGAAGGCGCGCGCCTCGCGCGCCAGATCGGCGGCTGGCAGGTGATCTGCTGGGCGCTCGTCGTGTCCGCGCCGTTCCTCGTGCTGCCGGTCGGCTGGCTCGCGTGGATGCAGCACGCGGCGCACCCGGGCCCGCTCGCGCCGCGCACGTGGCTCGCGTTCGGCTACGTGACGCTGTTCTCGCAGTTCATCGGCTTCTTCGCGTGGTACGCGGGCCTCGCGATGGGCGGCACCGCGCGCGTCGGCCAGGTGCAGCTGCTGCAGATCTTCTTCACGATCGCGTTTTCGGCGCTGTTGTTCGGCGAGGCCGTCGCGCCGTCGACGTGGCTGTTCGCGGCCGCGGTGATCGCGACCGTGATGCTCGGCCGGCGGGCCGCGGTGGCTCCCGCGCCGCAACCCGCTCGCGCTGGCTGA
- a CDS encoding type II toxin-antitoxin system RelE/ParE family toxin, translating to MTYMVRFTPAASRDLSELYTFIVERDDADVELAERALAAIASGIATLESSPFTCRKAHPSMPFLRELIVPFGASGYVALFEIDDSETVTILAVRHQRENDYH from the coding sequence ATGACGTATATGGTTCGCTTCACACCGGCGGCATCCCGTGATCTGAGCGAGCTCTATACGTTCATCGTCGAGCGCGACGACGCGGACGTCGAACTGGCCGAGCGTGCGCTGGCAGCTATCGCTTCGGGTATCGCAACATTGGAATCGTCGCCGTTTACCTGCCGCAAAGCCCATCCGTCGATGCCGTTTCTGCGGGAACTGATCGTTCCATTCGGCGCATCCGGATACGTCGCGCTGTTCGAGATCGACGACAGCGAGACGGTGACGATCCTTGCGGTACGCCATCAGCGGGAAAACGACTACCACTGA